From Novipirellula artificiosorum, the proteins below share one genomic window:
- the fliE gene encoding flagellar hook-basal body complex protein FliE produces the protein MKPITNAFAPPSRPVNPFANSPLSKTAGGREVSTGMDSFASLMSDQVHGVNSMQNNANEMVHSLLTGGDVNEAEVLTSVQKADLAFRMLLQVRNKLMEAYREVQQIQI, from the coding sequence ATGAAACCGATCACCAACGCCTTTGCGCCGCCATCTCGACCGGTCAATCCCTTTGCGAACTCGCCCTTGTCGAAAACGGCTGGCGGACGCGAGGTGTCGACGGGGATGGATTCGTTTGCGAGCTTGATGAGCGATCAGGTTCACGGCGTCAATTCGATGCAGAACAATGCAAATGAAATGGTTCATTCGTTGTTGACCGGTGGCGACGTGAATGAAGCCGAAGTCTTGACGTCGGTTCAAAAAGCCGACCTCGCCTTTCGCATGTTGTTGCAGGTCCGTAACAAGTTGATGGAAGCCTATCGCGAGGTTCAACAGATACAAATTTGA
- a CDS encoding beta-cystathionase: MNFFNQSTEQMREAFKAMPVQSRIITVMLVAAIAIGLAFLVQGSGSTSHEPLLGGRVFNENELDLMELALGHAGLNDFKREGHRIYIPKEARSEYLAALSEAKSLPVSLQTHLQSAHRAASPFESNEQRHAREMHAKELDFGSHLARFPDIKFASVDYDRAERFGLSRARPQSASVIVTPEGTDPLPKYRIEQIKEIIRAAYAGMSSEDVSVVDTNSDGSIGFDEDADPLAAKRRNEIAYYEQKIRKHLLGYGNDIQVSVYAEIDPTMDVEKTTLSYDSERTTLQDKSKKIDTESVRPMSQGVPGVVPNAIGLRAQSLDGTDPNAQVSKTKEDERESIGVAGQQYENSRVASLQTTRVRAVITLPQTYYQEYWNQSWLRDNPTKTIDDVEPMRTADLEKTRLEVKSNIQRTVTPLLPEVNAGESKIELVDVTDYLVLPQDEMPEPDTAKIALTWLSQSWRTIALIFLALVALLVARSAIRSSGDGVPGEFNEGFGLELPAAPTLVAEDSTKSEAMEITGGTLKDELVTIVESNPEIAANVIRSWVAEAA, from the coding sequence ATGAACTTCTTCAACCAATCAACCGAACAGATGCGAGAAGCCTTCAAGGCGATGCCGGTTCAATCGCGAATCATCACGGTGATGTTAGTCGCTGCGATTGCGATCGGCTTGGCATTTTTGGTTCAAGGCAGCGGTTCGACGAGTCATGAACCCTTACTCGGTGGTCGCGTTTTCAACGAAAACGAATTGGATTTGATGGAATTGGCCCTGGGGCACGCGGGGCTAAACGATTTCAAGCGAGAGGGACACCGAATCTACATTCCGAAGGAGGCCCGAAGTGAATACCTTGCTGCACTCAGCGAAGCAAAATCGTTGCCCGTTTCGCTTCAGACGCATTTGCAATCCGCGCACCGTGCAGCCAGCCCGTTTGAGTCAAACGAGCAACGACATGCTCGCGAGATGCACGCAAAGGAACTCGATTTCGGTTCCCATTTGGCCCGTTTTCCTGACATCAAGTTTGCCAGCGTCGACTATGATCGAGCCGAGCGTTTTGGGCTTAGCCGAGCGCGTCCTCAGTCGGCCAGCGTGATCGTGACTCCTGAAGGAACCGACCCGCTGCCGAAATATCGCATTGAGCAAATCAAAGAGATCATTCGAGCGGCTTATGCAGGAATGTCCAGCGAAGACGTATCGGTCGTCGACACGAACTCGGACGGCTCGATTGGATTTGACGAGGATGCGGATCCGTTGGCGGCAAAAAGACGCAACGAGATCGCCTACTATGAACAAAAAATCCGCAAACACTTGCTCGGCTACGGCAACGACATCCAAGTTTCGGTCTATGCCGAGATTGACCCCACCATGGACGTTGAAAAGACGACGCTGAGTTACGACAGCGAACGAACCACGTTACAGGACAAGTCGAAAAAGATCGATACGGAAAGCGTCCGGCCGATGAGCCAAGGTGTTCCTGGGGTGGTCCCCAATGCAATCGGGCTTCGTGCCCAAAGTCTGGATGGCACCGACCCCAACGCACAAGTTTCGAAAACGAAGGAAGACGAGCGAGAAAGCATTGGGGTGGCGGGGCAGCAGTATGAGAATTCTCGCGTGGCTTCACTTCAAACCACTCGCGTTCGAGCTGTGATTACGCTGCCTCAAACGTACTACCAAGAATACTGGAATCAATCGTGGCTGCGTGACAATCCCACAAAAACGATTGACGACGTCGAACCGATGCGCACCGCCGATTTGGAAAAGACCCGTCTGGAGGTCAAAAGCAATATTCAACGAACCGTGACACCTCTATTGCCCGAAGTCAATGCGGGCGAGAGCAAGATCGAATTGGTCGATGTGACCGACTACTTGGTGTTGCCACAGGACGAGATGCCAGAGCCCGACACGGCAAAAATTGCGTTGACTTGGCTGTCCCAATCATGGCGAACGATCGCTTTGATCTTCCTTGCATTGGTCGCACTGCTTGTCGCTCGGTCAGCGATTCGAAGCAGTGGTGATGGAGTCCCAGGGGAATTCAATGAAGGTTTTGGGCTTGAACTTCCCGCGGCACCCACGTTGGTCGCCGAAGACTCGACCAAAAGCGAAGCGATGGAAATTACAGGAGGCACGTTGAAAGACGAGTTGGTAACGATTGTCGAAAGCAATCCTGAGATCGCAGCCAACGTGATCCGAAGCTGGGTCGCCGAAGCTGCATGA
- a CDS encoding FliH/SctL family protein has translation MAIVLKSNRPSDAADASDAARKVTGLAGFNLEDFADQGRQRLEQCRDQVRQWVEDANREAATIRKQAHDQGYQQGLAKAAVDADKKVKQQAEKLATDSLQRIHQAVQQLHETYQSWMQQYTESLSSIAISAAEKVIKRKLEQDAQILVSWADEAVRSARSATQLTLAVHPETLAHLGQTLDELLASPDLPEQTTVEPDETVAIDAVVIRQVGGEIRAGLDEQLGRLREMLS, from the coding sequence ATGGCGATCGTCTTGAAGTCGAATCGACCGTCCGATGCCGCGGATGCCTCCGACGCAGCTCGAAAAGTAACCGGATTGGCTGGGTTCAATCTTGAGGACTTTGCCGACCAGGGACGCCAAAGGTTGGAGCAATGCCGCGATCAAGTTCGACAATGGGTCGAGGATGCCAACCGCGAAGCAGCGACGATTCGAAAGCAAGCACACGACCAAGGCTATCAACAGGGATTGGCCAAAGCCGCAGTGGATGCGGATAAAAAGGTGAAACAGCAAGCAGAGAAATTGGCCACCGACTCGTTACAACGGATCCATCAAGCGGTCCAGCAGTTGCATGAGACGTACCAATCGTGGATGCAGCAGTACACGGAATCCTTGAGCTCGATCGCCATCAGTGCTGCAGAGAAAGTCATCAAGCGGAAGTTGGAACAAGACGCCCAGATTCTCGTCTCCTGGGCCGATGAGGCGGTGCGTAGCGCGCGATCGGCGACTCAACTGACACTTGCGGTTCATCCCGAAACCCTGGCCCACCTCGGCCAAACCCTCGATGAATTGCTCGCCTCCCCTGATTTGCCGGAGCAAACCACGGTCGAGCCCGATGAGACCGTGGCAATCGATGCGGTCGTGATTCGCCAAGTCGGCGGAGAGATTCGAGCGGGACTCGATGAACAGCTCGGTCGATTGCGGGAGATGTTATCGTGA
- a CDS encoding FliI/YscN family ATPase, with protein MSSSDFRYTLDPPKFHLPGPTARLISESITFEISGRVAAVRGDSIELEGITAPIGAICEINPNSPDRRLVKVIGFQGVRPIVAPMETMGQIAAGDKVRLLSRSINLRAGASLCGRVIDAFGRPIDNRPLPDDLTLVDTTRQPPESLDRPPIDTALQTGVRAIDTMLTCGNGQRLGIFAGSGVGKSTLLGMLARGSSADRIVICMVGERGREVQEFIQRCLGKEGLQRSVVVVATSDRPAAQRIAATWTATAIAESFRDEGKNVLLLVDSVTRLAMAQRELGLAAGEPPTTRGYPPSVFNLLPQVVERAGRTNHGSITAFYTVLVEGDDNNEPIADTLRGLLDGHIVLSRDLAAQAHWPPIDVLQSLSRLQPHLVPADTMKTVNSARAHLSTYQKNADLISIGAYRTGSDPNVDAAIAMRDPMKLFLSQDASEIAPMEQSLTALEALIRRPTPPVVAPPQ; from the coding sequence GTGAGTTCGTCCGATTTTCGCTACACGCTTGATCCGCCCAAGTTTCACTTACCAGGCCCCACGGCTCGACTCATTTCGGAATCGATCACGTTTGAAATCAGCGGGCGCGTTGCCGCCGTGCGCGGCGATTCGATCGAACTCGAGGGGATCACCGCACCGATCGGTGCGATCTGTGAAATCAATCCCAACAGCCCGGATCGACGCCTCGTCAAAGTGATTGGCTTTCAAGGCGTACGCCCCATTGTCGCTCCGATGGAAACCATGGGCCAGATCGCTGCCGGCGACAAAGTCCGGCTGCTATCTCGATCGATCAACCTTCGTGCAGGCGCCTCGCTGTGTGGCCGAGTGATCGATGCCTTCGGTCGACCGATTGATAACCGCCCGTTGCCCGATGATCTGACCTTGGTGGATACGACTCGCCAACCTCCTGAATCCCTCGATCGTCCCCCCATCGATACGGCGTTGCAAACCGGTGTGCGAGCGATCGACACCATGCTGACTTGTGGCAACGGCCAACGACTCGGCATCTTTGCTGGATCCGGCGTCGGAAAGAGCACCCTACTGGGCATGTTGGCTCGAGGATCCAGTGCAGACCGGATTGTGATTTGCATGGTCGGCGAACGAGGTCGTGAAGTCCAGGAATTCATCCAGCGTTGCTTAGGCAAGGAAGGCTTGCAACGCAGCGTTGTGGTCGTCGCCACAAGCGATCGACCCGCCGCACAACGCATTGCCGCGACTTGGACCGCCACCGCAATTGCAGAGTCCTTTCGCGATGAGGGAAAGAACGTGCTGCTGCTGGTCGATTCGGTGACCCGCTTGGCGATGGCTCAACGTGAACTCGGGTTGGCTGCCGGTGAACCACCGACCACGCGCGGGTACCCGCCAAGCGTCTTCAACCTACTTCCGCAAGTTGTCGAACGGGCGGGACGAACGAACCATGGTTCAATCACGGCGTTCTACACGGTCTTGGTGGAAGGTGACGACAACAATGAACCGATCGCCGATACGCTGCGTGGACTGCTTGATGGCCACATCGTTCTCAGTCGCGACCTGGCCGCTCAAGCACATTGGCCACCCATCGATGTGCTACAGAGTCTGAGCCGCTTGCAGCCTCACTTGGTGCCAGCCGATACGATGAAGACAGTCAATTCGGCGCGAGCCCATTTGAGCACCTATCAGAAAAACGCGGACCTGATTTCGATTGGTGCCTATCGCACCGGCAGCGACCCCAATGTGGATGCCGCAATCGCGATGCGAGACCCAATGAAGTTGTTCTTGTCACAAGACGCATCGGAGATTGCTCCGATGGAACAATCCTTGACGGCACTCGAAGCACTGATTCGCCGTCCGACGCCACCCGTTGTCGCCCCACCTCAATAA
- the fliJ gene encoding flagellar export protein FliJ has protein sequence MKFEFRFASILHLRCRQRDEAGGKVGEANAAIAKIDSQIESIQEERRTLTAEDASSRVGEVSVDRLLTKGRYDLQLQADIKSLRETRSKLVEELERRQVKLKEAETEVKKFERMQEIELKRYRGEMLRREQVEMDELNNRRTAMARHTSS, from the coding sequence ATGAAATTTGAATTTCGTTTCGCATCGATCCTGCATCTTCGCTGCCGCCAACGTGACGAGGCGGGTGGAAAGGTAGGCGAAGCCAATGCAGCGATCGCAAAAATCGATAGCCAGATCGAAAGCATTCAAGAAGAACGGCGCACCCTGACTGCTGAAGACGCAAGCAGTCGCGTCGGAGAAGTCTCTGTCGATCGCCTGCTCACAAAGGGCCGATATGACTTACAGTTGCAGGCTGACATCAAATCGTTGCGTGAAACACGATCCAAGTTAGTCGAGGAATTGGAACGGCGACAAGTCAAACTGAAAGAAGCCGAAACGGAAGTCAAAAAATTCGAGCGGATGCAAGAAATTGAATTGAAGAGATACCGCGGCGAAATGCTACGCCGAGAACAAGTCGAAATGGATGAATTGAACAATCGCCGAACTGCGATGGCGCGGCACACTTCTTCGTAG